One Narcine bancroftii isolate sNarBan1 chromosome 3, sNarBan1.hap1, whole genome shotgun sequence DNA window includes the following coding sequences:
- the LOC138759000 gene encoding GRAM domain-containing protein 2B isoform X2, producing the protein MLKDGFPSMDRYMKLIGKKVHQLEALSCPNEIGTMAEKQKKSKKKLPALTSNLESVSTTPENQQRDKLPLLMRSQAFDLPDVKNEEVPHPGRKQSSSNWIIKYSASFCKQFKELDTETVIDSFKCALHKEVPYHGKMYVTEHYICFYSNILKETKLVVPVTDVVMLKKQNIALLVPNALYIKTSEGEKHLFASLRSRDFTFKVLKTVCSHLENGSPGNRPENDLKFKTLSELNNSSFEEKNQDLDTIDSIQDSLQSIISGDSADVSRSKTLCNQNKGPKGQPIEETLHSNGNSWFRKVTKKAKSFATFHESTTFNTLVVVYVLLVLVLLISSGYIGFRIVALEEQLMAMGAWPEFHTQSQYKRT; encoded by the exons ATGCTAAAAGATGGGTTCCCTTCAATGGACAGGTATATGAAGTTAATTGGGAAGAAAGTTCATCAGCTAGAGGCTCTGAG CTGTCCTAATGAGATTGGAACCATGGCTGAAAAACAGAAGAAGAGCAAAAAGAAGTTGCCAGCACTGACCTCTAACTTAGAATCAGTTTCTACGACACCCGAAAACCAGCAAAGAGATAAATTACCATTATTGATGAG GTCACAAGCCTTCGACTTGCCTGATGTAAAAAATGAAGAGGTTCCACACCCAGGCAGAAAGCAATCTTCCTCCAATTGG ATCATCAAGTATAGTGCCTCATTCTGCAAACAGTTTAAAGAGCTTGACACGGAGACTGTAATTGACA GTTTCAAATGTGCATTGCATAAGGAAGTCCCATACCATGGCAAGATGTATGTGACAGAACACTACATCTGTTTCTACAGCAACATTTTAAAGGAAACTAAG CTTGTTGTTCCAGTCACTGATGTGGTTATGTTGAAGAAACAGAACATAGCCCTCCTTGTTCCCAATGCTCTGTATATCAAGACATCAGAAGGAGAGAAG catttGTTTGCATCACTAAGATCAAGAGACTTTACTTTTAAAGTTCTGAAGACCGTTTGTTCCCATCTTGAG AATGGAAGTCCTGGAAATAGACCTGAAAATGACCTCAAGTTCAAAACATTATCG GAACTGAATAATTCCAGCTTTGAAGAGAAAAACCAAGATTTGGACACAATTGACAGTATTCAAGATTCACTACAATCAATAATAAGCGGAG ATTCTGCTGATGTATCCAGAAGCAAGACTCTTTGTAATCAGAATAAAGGACCGAAAGGTCAACCTATTGAAGAAACCTTGCATAGTAATG GCAACTCCTGGTTCAGGAAAGTGACAAAGAAAGCAAAATCGTTTGCTACGTTTCATGAATCCACTACCTTCAATACACTCGTCGTCGTCTATGTCCTGCT CGTATTAGTGTTGCTGATTTCTTCAGGATACATTGGCTTCAGAATTGTGGCCCTTGAAGAGCAGTTAATGGCCATGGGAGCCTGGCCAGAATTTCATACGCAGAGCCA
- the LOC138759000 gene encoding GRAM domain-containing protein 2B isoform X3 encodes MLKDGFPSMDRYMKLIGKKVHQLEALSCPNEIGTMAEKQKKSKKKLPALTSNLESVSTTPENQQRDKLPLLMRSQAFDLPDVKNEEVPHPGRKQSSSNWIIKYSASFCKQFKELDTETVIDSFKCALHKEVPYHGKMYVTEHYICFYSNILKETKLVVPVTDVVMLKKQNIALLVPNALYIKTSEGEKHLFASLRSRDFTFKVLKTVCSHLENGSPGNRPENDLKFKTLSELNNSSFEEKNQDLDTIDSIQDSLQSIISGDSADVSRSKTLCNQNKGPKGQPIEETLHSNDTKGHDVELILKARIFTLPI; translated from the exons ATGCTAAAAGATGGGTTCCCTTCAATGGACAGGTATATGAAGTTAATTGGGAAGAAAGTTCATCAGCTAGAGGCTCTGAG CTGTCCTAATGAGATTGGAACCATGGCTGAAAAACAGAAGAAGAGCAAAAAGAAGTTGCCAGCACTGACCTCTAACTTAGAATCAGTTTCTACGACACCCGAAAACCAGCAAAGAGATAAATTACCATTATTGATGAG GTCACAAGCCTTCGACTTGCCTGATGTAAAAAATGAAGAGGTTCCACACCCAGGCAGAAAGCAATCTTCCTCCAATTGG ATCATCAAGTATAGTGCCTCATTCTGCAAACAGTTTAAAGAGCTTGACACGGAGACTGTAATTGACA GTTTCAAATGTGCATTGCATAAGGAAGTCCCATACCATGGCAAGATGTATGTGACAGAACACTACATCTGTTTCTACAGCAACATTTTAAAGGAAACTAAG CTTGTTGTTCCAGTCACTGATGTGGTTATGTTGAAGAAACAGAACATAGCCCTCCTTGTTCCCAATGCTCTGTATATCAAGACATCAGAAGGAGAGAAG catttGTTTGCATCACTAAGATCAAGAGACTTTACTTTTAAAGTTCTGAAGACCGTTTGTTCCCATCTTGAG AATGGAAGTCCTGGAAATAGACCTGAAAATGACCTCAAGTTCAAAACATTATCG GAACTGAATAATTCCAGCTTTGAAGAGAAAAACCAAGATTTGGACACAATTGACAGTATTCAAGATTCACTACAATCAATAATAAGCGGAG ATTCTGCTGATGTATCCAGAAGCAAGACTCTTTGTAATCAGAATAAAGGACCGAAAGGTCAACCTATTGAAGAAACCTTGCATAGTAATG
- the LOC138759000 gene encoding GRAM domain-containing protein 2B isoform X1, with protein MLKDGFPSMDRYMKLIGKKVHQLEALSCPNEIGTMAEKQKKSKKKLPALTSNLESVSTTPENQQRDKLPLLMRSQAFDLPDVKNEEVPHPGRKQSSSNWIIKYSASFCKQFKELDTETVIDSFKCALHKEVPYHGKMYVTEHYICFYSNILKETKLVVPVTDVVMLKKQNIALLVPNALYIKTSEGEKHLFASLRSRDFTFKVLKTVCSHLENGSPGNRPENDLKFKTLSELNNSSFEEKNQDLDTIDSIQDSLQSIISGDSADVSRSKTLCNQNKGPKGQPIEETLHSNGNSWFRKVTKKAKSFATFHESTTFNTLVVVYVLLNWSFIVNPSFFSVLVLLISSGYIGFRIVALEEQLMAMGAWPEFHTQSQYKRT; from the exons ATGCTAAAAGATGGGTTCCCTTCAATGGACAGGTATATGAAGTTAATTGGGAAGAAAGTTCATCAGCTAGAGGCTCTGAG CTGTCCTAATGAGATTGGAACCATGGCTGAAAAACAGAAGAAGAGCAAAAAGAAGTTGCCAGCACTGACCTCTAACTTAGAATCAGTTTCTACGACACCCGAAAACCAGCAAAGAGATAAATTACCATTATTGATGAG GTCACAAGCCTTCGACTTGCCTGATGTAAAAAATGAAGAGGTTCCACACCCAGGCAGAAAGCAATCTTCCTCCAATTGG ATCATCAAGTATAGTGCCTCATTCTGCAAACAGTTTAAAGAGCTTGACACGGAGACTGTAATTGACA GTTTCAAATGTGCATTGCATAAGGAAGTCCCATACCATGGCAAGATGTATGTGACAGAACACTACATCTGTTTCTACAGCAACATTTTAAAGGAAACTAAG CTTGTTGTTCCAGTCACTGATGTGGTTATGTTGAAGAAACAGAACATAGCCCTCCTTGTTCCCAATGCTCTGTATATCAAGACATCAGAAGGAGAGAAG catttGTTTGCATCACTAAGATCAAGAGACTTTACTTTTAAAGTTCTGAAGACCGTTTGTTCCCATCTTGAG AATGGAAGTCCTGGAAATAGACCTGAAAATGACCTCAAGTTCAAAACATTATCG GAACTGAATAATTCCAGCTTTGAAGAGAAAAACCAAGATTTGGACACAATTGACAGTATTCAAGATTCACTACAATCAATAATAAGCGGAG ATTCTGCTGATGTATCCAGAAGCAAGACTCTTTGTAATCAGAATAAAGGACCGAAAGGTCAACCTATTGAAGAAACCTTGCATAGTAATG GCAACTCCTGGTTCAGGAAAGTGACAAAGAAAGCAAAATCGTTTGCTACGTTTCATGAATCCACTACCTTCAATACACTCGTCGTCGTCTATGTCCTGCT AAATTGGAGTTTCATCGTCAATCCTTCATTTTTCAGCGTATTAGTGTTGCTGATTTCTTCAGGATACATTGGCTTCAGAATTGTGGCCCTTGAAGAGCAGTTAATGGCCATGGGAGCCTGGCCAGAATTTCATACGCAGAGCCA